Below is a window of Herminiimonas arsenicoxydans DNA.
TCAGCATCGGTTCGATCACGGCATTCGTGCGATCGCCGCGTGGCACCATCAGTTTGTGCGGCTTGACCAGTTCCAGCAAACCCTGTGCATCGAGATCGGCGACGATCTGCTTGCGCGCGGCGTACCTGTCCATGCCTTGATATGCGGCAGGTGCATGTTCATTGATCTTTGCATCCAGCGTCAGGATGCTGATCTTGTCGAGGTTGTGGCGTTGCCCGACGGCGTAATCGTTGAAGTCATGCGCAGGCGTGATCTTCACGCAGCCAGTGCCGAATTCCTTGTCGACGTAATCGTCGGCAATAATGGGAATGGCGCGATCGCACAGCGGCAAGGTCAGCAGCTTGCCGACCAGGTGTGTATAACGTTCGTCGTCGGGATCGACGGCAACCGCGACGTCGCCCAGCATCGTTTCCGGACGCGTGGTGGCGACCACGATGAAGTTGCGCTCTTCCCATTCGGTCGCATTGCCGGCTTCGTCGTATGCAATCGGGAATTTGTATGTGGAACCGTCCGCCAATGGATAGCGGATATTCCACATATGGCCGTCTTCTTCTTCCGAGACGACTTCCAGATCCGAGACGGCAGTGCCGAGCACCGGATCCCAGTTGACCAGACGCTTGCCGCGGTAGATCAAGCCTTGTTCGACCAGACGCACGAATACTTCCGTCACCACTTTCGAGCGCGGTTCATCCATCGTGAAGTATTCGCGGCTCCAGTCCGGCGAAGTGCCGAGGCGGCGCATCTGGCCGGTAATCGTGGAGCCGGATTTCTCTTTCCACTCCCAGACTTTTTCGATGAATTTTTCGCGACCCAGATCGTGGCGCGTAATTTTTTGCGCATCCAGCTGGCGCTCGACCACGATTTGCGTGGCGATACCGGCATGATCCGTGCCGGGTATCCATGCAGTGTTGAAACCGCGCATGCGGTGGTAGCGCGTCAAGCCGTCCATGATGGTCTGATTGAAACCGTGCCCCAAATGCAGGGTGCCGGTTACGTTAGGCGGCGGTAACTGTATGCTGAAGGATGGTTTGTCGGCATCGGTGGTGGCGGTGTAATATCCGCGCTTTTCCCATTCTGTGCGCCAGAACGCTTCTATATCGGCAGGATCGAAAGACTTGGCTAATTCCATGATTTTGAAAGAATTGAATCGAATCAAGCATTATAAGTGACGATGCGCCATGCATCGCCCGGGATGCAGGTAAATGGTAGAATTCTGACTCCGCCTATGGATACCAGCCTTGATTTTTATGCAAGAGATGGCTGTTCCTGCAGGAGGGCGATAGCCAGGCAAGGCAAAACGGGCGGCACGGACGGACATTGCGGATGTTGCTGTGCTGCGGAATACAATTTTTTGCTCCGATTTGTTTCAAGTCAGGCGAGCAGCATATACCCCAGTGGAAATAGTGAAGCGATGATGGAAATCGAACTAAACGGAGCTGCGCACCAGTTGCCAGCGAACCAGAACGTGGAAGAGTTGATTGCCGGCTTGTCGCTGGCAGGCAAGGCAGTGGCGGTGGCGATCAATCGTGAAATCGTGCCGCGCAGCGCCTGGGCGCAACGACAGTTGCAGGCAGCCGATCGCGTCGATGTCGTACGCGCCATCGGTGGCGGTTGATTGCATGGGCGCAGCCCAGAGTTTTTATCCGCGCTGAAATGAATATGGGGAACAACTGTTCCTGCAATATTTAAGATTGTTTACTTTAATTTGAATGCGGCTTGCGTCACTCTGCACGACGTCTGACCGCCTCGGCATCCCGATATCAGAAATCCCCATGACCACATCAACATTCACTGACGCACCATTCGTCATCGCCGGCACCACCTATCGCTCGCGCCTGCTGGTCGGTAGCGGCAAATACAAAGACCTGACGCAAACGCGAGAAGCCAGTCTGGCCAGCGGTGCACAAATCGTTACCGTCGCCATCCGCCGCGTCAATATCGGCCAGGATCCGAATGCGCCGAGCCTGCTCGACGTCCTGCCGCCCTCCGAATTCACCCTGTTGCCGAACTCTGCCGGCTGCTACAACGCCGCGGACGCCGTCTATACGCTGCAACTGGGGCGTGAAATTCTCGGTGGCCACAAGCTCTGTAAGCTGGAAGTGCTGGGCGATGAAAAGACTTTGTTCCCGAACATGCCGGAAACCCTGAAGGCAGCAGAAACGCTGGTCAAGGACGGTTTCGACGTCATGGTTTACTGCAGCGACGATCCTATCCAGGCCCGCATGCTGGAAGACATAGGCTGCGCCGCCATCATGCCGCTGGCCTCACTGATCGGCTCCGGCATGGGTATCTTGAATCCGTGGAATCTGTCGCTGATCATTGAACAATCCA
It encodes the following:
- the thiG1 gene encoding Thiazole biosynthesis protein ThiG (Evidence 2a : Function of homologous gene experimentally demonstrated in an other organism; PubMedId : 8432721, 15489164; Product type e : enzyme); this translates as MTTSTFTDAPFVIAGTTYRSRLLVGSGKYKDLTQTREASLASGAQIVTVAIRRVNIGQDPNAPSLLDVLPPSEFTLLPNSAGCYNAADAVYTLQLGREILGGHKLCKLEVLGDEKTLFPNMPETLKAAETLVKDGFDVMVYCSDDPIQARMLEDIGCAAIMPLASLIGSGMGILNPWNLSLIIEQSKVPVIVDAGVGTASDAAIAMELGCDGVLMNTAIAGAQDPVRMAHAMKLGIDAGRNAYLAGRIAKRFSASPSSPMAGRVV
- the thiS1 gene encoding Thiamine biosynthesis protein ThiS (Evidence 2b : Function of strongly homologous gene; Product type c : carrier), producing the protein MEIELNGAAHQLPANQNVEELIAGLSLAGKAVAVAINREIVPRSAWAQRQLQAADRVDVVRAIGGG